A window of the Nocardia sp. NBC_01329 genome harbors these coding sequences:
- a CDS encoding alkyl/aryl-sulfatase has protein sequence MTGQLDFDDTADFGNATRGFMAELDPPVVTAGDGRVVYDIGAYEFLDGDCPDTANPSLWRQGQLCSRQGLFQVTEGIYQIRNLDLSNMTLVEGREGVIVIDPLLSVETATAGLALYRAQRGDRPVTGMIYTHSHADHFAGSRAVVPEGHPPVPILAPAGFLEHAVSENVYAGNAMNRRAVYMYGAVLPKAPDGQIGAGLGMTTSTGTITLVPPTVDITHTGQEEEIDGVRMVFQLTPGTEAPAEMNFLFPDHRALCMAENATHNMHNVLTLRGAVVRDSRVWAQYLDEAIARFGDKADVAFASHHWPTWGRENWTTWLANQRDMYAYLHDQTLRLTNEGYTGPEIAERFEFPPALDKIWANRGYYGSTSHNVKAIYQRYMGWYDGNPAHLWEHPPVALAQRYVADYGGIDALVAKAREYADSGDLRFAATLLNHAVFAEPGHEGAKEELAQVYEQLGYGAENGTWRNFFLTGAQELRKGPSPTPISSASPEMMTALTLDMIIDSLAVRVDGLRAAATDFTMDWELTDENTVHRITLSNGALTHRAPTPDAPAAGSADLTLTLTKEQLLKAVSGQGFDGVTITGDRSLLDTFIGLLDAPDPQFPIVTP, from the coding sequence ATGACCGGGCAGTTGGACTTCGACGACACCGCCGACTTCGGCAATGCGACGCGCGGATTCATGGCCGAACTCGACCCGCCGGTGGTCACGGCCGGCGACGGCCGGGTGGTCTACGACATCGGCGCCTACGAATTCCTCGACGGCGACTGCCCGGACACCGCGAATCCCAGCCTGTGGCGGCAGGGACAGCTCTGCAGCAGACAGGGCCTGTTCCAGGTCACCGAGGGTATCTACCAGATACGCAATCTGGATCTGTCGAACATGACGCTGGTCGAGGGGCGGGAAGGCGTTATCGTGATCGACCCGCTGCTGTCGGTGGAGACAGCTACCGCGGGTCTGGCACTGTACCGGGCACAGCGTGGCGATCGTCCGGTCACCGGCATGATCTACACCCATTCGCACGCGGACCATTTCGCGGGCTCGCGGGCGGTGGTTCCGGAGGGGCATCCGCCGGTGCCGATCCTGGCTCCGGCCGGATTCCTGGAACACGCGGTGAGCGAGAACGTCTACGCGGGCAATGCCATGAACCGGCGGGCGGTGTACATGTACGGGGCAGTCCTCCCGAAGGCGCCCGACGGTCAGATCGGTGCCGGGCTGGGGATGACGACCTCCACCGGGACCATCACGTTGGTCCCGCCGACTGTCGACATCACCCATACCGGGCAGGAAGAGGAAATCGACGGCGTCCGGATGGTCTTCCAGCTCACCCCCGGTACCGAAGCCCCGGCCGAGATGAACTTCCTGTTTCCCGACCACCGCGCACTGTGCATGGCCGAGAACGCGACCCACAACATGCACAATGTGCTGACCCTGCGCGGTGCGGTGGTCCGCGACTCCCGGGTCTGGGCACAGTATCTCGACGAGGCCATCGCCCGCTTCGGCGACAAGGCCGATGTGGCGTTCGCTTCGCACCACTGGCCCACTTGGGGCCGGGAGAACTGGACGACGTGGCTGGCGAACCAGCGCGATATGTACGCCTATCTCCACGATCAGACGCTGCGCCTGACCAATGAGGGATACACCGGGCCGGAGATCGCCGAACGGTTCGAGTTCCCGCCCGCGCTCGACAAGATCTGGGCCAACCGCGGCTACTACGGCTCCACCAGTCACAACGTCAAGGCGATATATCAGCGGTATATGGGCTGGTACGACGGTAATCCGGCGCATCTGTGGGAGCATCCGCCCGTCGCGCTGGCACAGCGGTACGTCGCCGACTACGGCGGGATCGACGCGCTCGTGGCGAAGGCACGCGAGTATGCCGACAGCGGTGACCTGCGGTTCGCGGCGACCCTGCTCAACCACGCCGTATTCGCCGAACCCGGCCACGAGGGTGCCAAAGAGGAATTGGCTCAGGTGTACGAGCAGCTGGGGTACGGTGCCGAGAACGGTACCTGGCGCAACTTCTTTCTGACCGGCGCGCAGGAACTGCGCAAGGGCCCGTCCCCGACTCCGATCAGTTCGGCGAGCCCCGAGATGATGACCGCGCTGACGCTGGACATGATCATCGACTCGCTCGCGGTCCGGGTCGACGGCCTGCGCGCCGCCGCAACCGATTTCACCATGGACTGGGAACTCACCGACGAGAACACCGTTCACCGCATCACCCTGTCCAACGGCGCGCTGACCCATCGCGCGCCGACACCGGACGCCCCCGCTGCCGGGTCCGCGGACCTCACCCTGACACTGACCAAGGAACAACTGCTGAAAGCGGTGAGCGGCCAGGGTTTCGACGGTGTGACGATCACCGGCGACCGGAGCCTGCTCGATACGTTCATCGGGCTGCTGGACGCACCCGACCCGCAGTTCCCGATAGTCACACCGTGA
- a CDS encoding LapA family protein — protein MTERAPKPSLLSRITMYQWLALALTVVAVIFIVENRDHVEIRFLPVTVSSPMWLILLIMFLIGLVAGLLLGRRSRR, from the coding sequence ATGACCGAACGCGCACCCAAGCCGTCACTGCTGTCCCGGATCACGATGTACCAGTGGCTGGCGCTCGCCCTGACCGTCGTCGCCGTGATCTTCATCGTCGAGAACCGCGACCATGTGGAGATCCGGTTCCTACCTGTCACAGTGAGCTCACCGATGTGGCTGATCCTGCTGATCATGTTCCTGATCGGTCTGGTGGCCGGTCTGCTGCTCGGTCGGCGATCCCGCCGCTGA
- a CDS encoding response regulator produces the protein MKSAPEHGQEQEQEQGPHPTVLVVDDEPQILRAMRINLSVRGYEVVTAATGAGALRAATERRPDAVVLDLGLPDIDGIEVLAGLRGWTRVPVIVLSARTDSADKVDALDAGADDYITKPFGMDEFLARLRAALRRAAASVETDEPVVVTDSFTVDLSAKKVVRGGTEVHLTPTEWGVLEMLVRNRGKLVGRTELLREVWGPAYQTETHYLRVYLAQLRRKLEDDPSHPKHLLTEPGMGHRFRQ, from the coding sequence ATGAAGTCCGCGCCGGAGCACGGCCAGGAACAGGAGCAGGAGCAGGGACCGCATCCGACCGTTCTGGTCGTCGACGACGAACCGCAGATCCTGCGCGCCATGCGGATCAACCTGTCGGTGCGCGGATACGAGGTGGTGACCGCGGCCACCGGTGCGGGCGCGCTACGCGCGGCCACCGAACGCCGGCCCGATGCGGTGGTCCTGGATCTGGGACTGCCCGATATCGACGGTATCGAGGTGCTGGCGGGATTGCGCGGCTGGACCCGGGTGCCGGTGATCGTGCTCTCCGCCCGCACCGATTCGGCCGACAAGGTGGACGCGCTGGACGCGGGCGCCGACGACTACATCACCAAACCGTTCGGCATGGACGAGTTCCTGGCCCGGCTGCGCGCGGCGCTGCGCCGCGCGGCCGCGTCGGTGGAAACCGACGAACCGGTGGTGGTGACGGATTCGTTCACCGTGGACCTCTCCGCGAAGAAGGTCGTCCGGGGCGGCACCGAGGTACATCTGACCCCCACCGAATGGGGGGTCCTGGAGATGCTGGTGCGCAATCGCGGAAAACTGGTGGGCCGCACCGAACTGTTACGTGAGGTCTGGGGCCCGGCCTACCAGACCGAAACCCACTATCTGCGCGTCTATCTGGCCCAGTTGCGGCGGAAACTCGAGGACGACCCGTCCCATCCCAAACATCTGCTGACCGAACCCGGTATGGGCCACCGGTTCCGCCAGTAG